A genomic segment from Nocardia cyriacigeorgica GUH-2 encodes:
- a CDS encoding YbaB/EbfC family nucleoid-associated protein: MANERAKTELAGLIEEVGQQFREIARIQEERAQLTASATVRRKRVTVTVNADGVVIDTKFGPNIEDLSYSEIAAAVTEAAQKANAEVLRKGQQLMNPLDDRRARLPKLSDLIEGMPDLTGDLPKPRRASTDAPAARSQSTVEDGSAAPEFADAEVPKPDSDGGVTDSGW; the protein is encoded by the coding sequence ATGGCGAACGAACGCGCGAAGACGGAACTCGCCGGCCTGATCGAGGAAGTCGGCCAGCAGTTCCGCGAGATCGCACGCATCCAGGAAGAGCGCGCGCAGCTCACGGCCAGCGCCACGGTGCGACGGAAGCGGGTCACGGTCACGGTGAATGCCGACGGCGTAGTCATCGACACCAAATTCGGCCCGAATATCGAGGACCTGAGCTACTCCGAGATCGCCGCCGCCGTCACCGAAGCCGCGCAGAAGGCGAATGCCGAAGTGCTGCGCAAGGGCCAGCAGCTGATGAATCCGCTCGACGACCGGCGGGCGCGGCTGCCGAAGCTGTCGGACCTCATCGAAGGCATGCCCGACCTGACCGGCGACCTGCCCAAGCCGCGGCGCGCCTCGACCGACGCGCCCGCCGCCCGCAGCCAATCCACCGTCGAGGACGGCAGTGCCGCACCGGAATTCGCCGATGCCGAGGTGCCGAAGCCGGACAGCGACGGCGGCGTCACCGATTCCGGCTGGTGA